The sequence below is a genomic window from Chloroflexota bacterium.
GGGCGCGAGGATGAAAACCCGCCGACCCGTCCCTCAGCCGGTCCCTGGGTCGGGATGGGTCCTTCGCCAGCGGTAATAGTCGCGCCAGATGAGCCGGTGGATCGGGATCCAGTGCGGGATGTCCCGCAGGATCGGGATGAAGGGGACGAACGCAAGAAGGAACGTCAGCGCGAACATCGTCAGGACGACGAGCAGGTCGGCGTTCGGTGCCGTGTTGTAGGGCGGGATCTGGTACCACATCGAATACAGCCAGAGCCAGGCCTGGCCGGGGTAGCTGCCGGTCTCGTTCATCATCCCCCACTGGCTGCCGAGAAGGTGCTGGTCCGCGGCGAGCCCCGCGAAGTAGCCGCCGTCGCCCATGAACAGCAGGGGCCTGGTGTAGTTCGTCTCGAAGAAGCGTCCGTTCGAGAGGAGCAACCCGTCGAGGCCGCCCGAGCGCGCCACCCCGAGGAGGTTCGTCATGAGCACAGGCACGGGCCCGTAATCTCCCGGTGCGACGACGACCGCCCCGTTCTGCGTGGTGGCCGTGCCGAGCGCGCCGCTGTAGGCGGTGAGCCAACCCTGCTGGGTCGCGCCGTCGGCCGATCCGTACGCGTGGAGCGCCGCGGCGAGGTCCGCGTTCCCGATCGCCGCGGTACCGAGCGGTCCGAGCACAAAGTCCTGGGTCGGGTCGAGGTGGACGGCGTTGCCCGCCCAGCGCTGCGGCGCGATCGGGCCGATCGTCTGGACCGAGGCCGAACCGTCCGTGTATGGCGGTCCGTATGCGGCACTGAAACTGGTTCCACCGAGCTCGGACGTCGCGGTGGTCACGAAATCGAGCGGGTCCTGTTGCGCCCAGGTCCGGATCGTCAGGGGCGGGACGTCGGGTGAGGAGAGCGCGAGCGCCAGCGCGATGATCACGACCCCGGAGGCGACGAGCGCGAGCACGATCTCCTTGAGGAGGTCGTACGGGACCGTGGGGATCCCTCGGTAGTAGGCATCCTGGTCGATGGAGGGGCTTCTCACGACGCCACATCGGTCGGACGGTCGCCGCTGGCAGCGGGCGCCCGCGGTTCGATCGGCTTCACCACGCCTCGCAACCGGACCTGGACGACGTGAAGGACCACGAGCATCGTCACGAGGACCGGCAGGAGCATGACGTGGATGCCGTACATCTGGCCGAAGTCGAGGACGTTGAAGAACGCCCCGGCGCCGGTCCCGTTGATCCCATCCTTGGCATTGAGTGCGATCCATTGGGCGTCGAGGTTCTGCTGGGAGACATAGCCGGTGAAGCCGGTGACCAGTCCCACGATGAAGATGACGACGCCGACAAGCCACGTCGTCGCTCGTCCGTCCCGCCAGGAGGCCATGAAGTACTGGCCCCACAGGTGGAGGGCGGCGAAGACGAAGAAGAGCTGGACGCTCCAGAAGTGGACGCTGTTGACGAAGCGCCCGACCCCCGAGACATGCCACCAGCCTGGGCCGAAGAAGGCGAGGACGATGCCGCTCCCGATCACCCAGATGAGACCGGTGACGGCCACGACCCCGAAGACGTAGACCCAGGAGCCGACGAAGAACGGCTGGCGGCTCGGCAGGAGGTGCGCCAACGGCAGACGCCGTTCAAGGAATCGTCGGGTCGCTCCCGTCCAGGACGTGTCCGTCGATCCGGGCGTAGGCGCGCTATCAGGGGTGCTCATCGCCGTCCTTCCCATCTCCGCGATGGCCAGGGAAGGGCGCCACCAGGGCCGCGACGAACAACGTGACCATCCCGATGATGACCAGCAGGTTCGGGACGGAGATCACGATAAAGCCCAGCTGCACGTAGGTTGCCGGCGTATCCATGGTCACATCGTCTCCACTGGCGTCGACTCCATCGGCGTCATCTCCATCGGCGGCCACGTCCTTCCATCAGGCGGCATGGGATCCGCTCCCGGCGGTCGAGGATCCAGCGACGTTCTCCGAACGGTCATCGATGAGCGCCTCGGCCCGATCCGCGGCGATCGCGACCGCATCGTAGAGGGCGACCTCCGGATCGGCAGCCTGGACCTCGGCGACGACCGCATCGAGATCGATCCCCTCGACCTCGTCGACCGCGCGGCGATTGACGACGTACCGGATGAGCAGGTTGGTGGCCGCCACGATCGGGATCCCGAAGAGGGCGCCCCACAGCCCGGCGATCTGCGCGCCGAGCAGCAGGGCGATGAGGACGAGGAAGGGATGAAGTCCGGCGGTCTCCTTCATCAACCGAGGTTGGAGGACGTTCACGAGGAGTGTCTGCGCGACGAGGAGGACCCCCACGACCGGCAGCGCGACCTCCGGCCGAAACGCGACAGCGACGAGGAGTGGCGGGAGAAGCGCGAGCGGCGGTCCGAAGAAGGGGATGAACATCGCGAGCGCCACGCCGACCGTCATCAGGTAGAGGTATGGCAGGCCGAACACGAGGCCGACGACGACGGTGAGCACGACCTGCACGATCACGAGGATGACCTGCGTCCGCAGGAAACCACCGAAGGCCCGGCCGACCGACTGCTGGACGAGCAGGAGCTCCTGGGCGTAGCGGTTGGGGACCACCCGACTCAATCCGCCGAGGATCCCATCGAGGTCGACCACGGCGTAGAGCGACAGAACGACGATGAGGAACAGGTCACCCATCACCGTCAGCGTCGTCCGCGCGATCGCCTGGACCTGCGCATCGAGCGTGGCGGCGATCGAGGAGAAGAGGCCTTGCTGGGCCTGGTCGAAGGTTGCTGCCAGGTCGACGGTGCGCGGATCGATCCCGAGCGAGCTCTGGGCGCCGACCAGCAGCCCGTGGACGCGAGCCGTGATCTCTGGACTCCGGGCGAGGATGTCCGCCGCCTCTCGAGCGCCGATCTGAGCGGTGGCCACCACGACGAGGCTCACGCACGCGAACACCGCGAGATAGACGATCGCGATGGCCTTCCCGCGGCCGATCCGGAGCCGTCGGTGGGCGGTGTCGACGGCGGGAGCCACGAGGAACACGAGGAGCCAGGCGAAGAAGATGATCAGGAGGATGGAGCTGAAGCCGACGGCGATCGCGACGAGTTGCCCGGCGGCCGCCAGACCGAAGAAGAGGCTGCCGAGTACGAAGAACGTCGCCGTCGCGCGCGCCGGAGCGCGGCGACGACGGCGAGCGGGCGTGGTCGACTTCGCCGTCATCGTGGCGGACCGCGGTCCGCCAGGTCCGTACTCATGGAACTCTCTCGGGCTGGGGTGGGGCACGGGTGGGCGCGTCTCGCCCCAAGGTGGGAACGTACCCGACCGTGACCGACGCCGGCGAGGATGGAAACCCGGCACGGGCCTTTGCAGGCCGCAGGATCGCGCGAAGTCGTCGACAATGCGGGCGGGTTTTCATCCTCTCGCGAGGATTGCAGGCTCGCTATCCTCGGAGTCGAACCATCCGTGGAACGAGCCGCTCACGCCATGGAACGAGCCGCTCACGCTCGTTCCGGGCCACAGGTGACCAAACATGCGCCGTCTCCTCGGACTCCTCCTCGCCAGCGGGCTGCTCCTCCTCGGCTCGCTGCCGCTCACGACGACGGCGGCCGCAGCGGCGCTCGCCGCCAGCACGACGTGCAGCAATGGCGTCGACAACACCGGTGGCCTCGGCCTGATCTGCAACGTCACTGTTCACAACACGATCAACGCCAGCGGCGGCACCGCCGTCGTCACGGTCCAGGAGTGCCATGGCGCCGCGGGTGCCCCGACGGCTGCCTGCACGACGACTACGGCGTCCCTCACCGGACCCGTGACCGTCGTCAACCAGTGCAACAACTCCATCAATGGTGGTGGCGGCACGCTCCGGTGCAGCGTTCAGATCACGAACGACATCGTCGGCCTGAGTCCCGGCACGACCGGTGCGACCGTCAACCAGTGCGTCGGTTCCGGCGGCGGGATCACGACCGGGTGCAACCCATTTCCCGCCACCACGTCCGGCGCGGCCATCACCCAGTGCAACGGTTCGGCCAATGGCGGCACTCTCGTCGGGATGAACTGCACGGCGACCGGAACCATGGCCGCCGCGGCCGGTGTCACGGTGAACCAGTGCAACGGTTCGGCCAATGGCGGCGGCAGCCTCATCATCTGCTCGGCGCGCATCTCCAACAACGCAATCGCGGGCCCGACCGCGACCCCCACCCCGAGTCCGAGCGCGTCGCCCTCCGCCTCCGCCAGCCCGAGCGCGTCGCCCTCCGCTTCCGTCGCAGCAACGGCCAGTCCGAGTGCGGTCCCGACCGCATCACCGGTGACCCGCCCCACCGCGAGCCCCAGGGTGACCGCCCCGGCGACCGACACGAACGTGGCGGCCGGCCCAGGCGGATCGGGGCCGTCCACCGTGCCCGTCGTCGGGATCTTCCTCCTTGCCTTCGTCGGCCTCACGATCGGCGCCGCGAGGCGTGCCCTCCGCTCTCGCTGAGCGTCGCTCGGCGACCCGCGGTGGGGCCAGCGCCCGGGCTCGAGCCGTGATTCCCACGGACGTGGTCGACAGCGCAGACCTGCCGGCTTCCGCCGGCTCCGACGACCGGCCGGGGTGGGTACGTCGCGGCACGCCGTTCGTGACAAACGACCACCAGGCGGGCGATGGTCATCGACTCTCCACGCGGCGCCCGCAGACCTGAGCGTGGATCGGGCCGGGCGGGAGCGTGGATCCTGCCAGATGCCCGGGTGAGGGCCAGCGGTCACCGACATGCAGACCAACGCCCGCCTCATGGCCATCTGCCGGAAGCTGGGACGGCGGGCTCGATCCGATGGGCGTCCGCGTCAACGACGTGGCCGGGAATCACGGCTAGGGCGCCGGACCGGCTGCGGCGGCGAGGGCGAGAGGGAGAAGAACCTCGATGAGCAGCACCACGACGATGGCCAGGGCCACCGGTCGGGCAAGCCACACGACGGTCGGCACGACCTGATCGATCACCGCCCTCAGGAGTACCGGGGTGATGGGCTGTCGGGGGCGAGACCGCGCGGTCGCCATGAGGAAACTCACCGACTTTCTCACCGAGTCGTTCATCAGCTCGGCGCGGCGGGAGCTGTTGCCCCTGCCGGACGATGGGACACCCCGG
It includes:
- a CDS encoding AI-2E family transporter, with the protein product MTAKSTTPARRRRRAPARATATFFVLGSLFFGLAAAGQLVAIAVGFSSILLIIFFAWLLVFLVAPAVDTAHRRLRIGRGKAIAIVYLAVFACVSLVVVATAQIGAREAADILARSPEITARVHGLLVGAQSSLGIDPRTVDLAATFDQAQQGLFSSIAATLDAQVQAIARTTLTVMGDLFLIVVLSLYAVVDLDGILGGLSRVVPNRYAQELLLVQQSVGRAFGGFLRTQVILVIVQVVLTVVVGLVFGLPYLYLMTVGVALAMFIPFFGPPLALLPPLLVAVAFRPEVALPVVGVLLVAQTLLVNVLQPRLMKETAGLHPFLVLIALLLGAQIAGLWGALFGIPIVAATNLLIRYVVNRRAVDEVEGIDLDAVVAEVQAADPEVALYDAVAIAADRAEALIDDRSENVAGSSTAGSGSHAA
- a CDS encoding cytochrome b N-terminal domain-containing protein — translated: MSTPDSAPTPGSTDTSWTGATRRFLERRLPLAHLLPSRQPFFVGSWVYVFGVVAVTGLIWVIGSGIVLAFFGPGWWHVSGVGRFVNSVHFWSVQLFFVFAALHLWGQYFMASWRDGRATTWLVGVVIFIVGLVTGFTGYVSQQNLDAQWIALNAKDGINGTGAGAFFNVLDFGQMYGIHVMLLPVLVTMLVVLHVVQVRLRGVVKPIEPRAPAASGDRPTDVAS